The Herminiimonas arsenitoxidans genome window below encodes:
- a CDS encoding helix-turn-helix domain-containing protein has product MPNLSKMRQDPDLIALGSALRRLRLERDISQERLALLADVDRSYVGRVERGDNNVALLTLKRLAAALELSMADLMTEAGL; this is encoded by the coding sequence ATGCCAAATCTTTCAAAAATGCGCCAAGACCCTGACCTTATTGCTCTTGGTTCTGCCCTGCGACGATTACGTTTAGAACGCGACATATCCCAAGAGCGTTTGGCCTTATTGGCTGACGTCGACAGAAGTTATGTTGGTCGAGTTGAGCGAGGTGACAACAACGTAGCACTGCTGACGTTGAAACGTTTAGCGGCAGCGCTAGAGCTATCGATGGCAGACTTAATGACCGAAGCTGGCCTTTAA